The Pedosphaera parvula Ellin514 region AAGCCAGGGATTCCGGCAATGCAATCGTCGTGGATACAAAACCGCTGTTCGACATTTCTCCTTATCTGTACATGCAGTTCATGGAACCGCTGGGAACAACGGATTCCTCCGTGGAGGCATCCTGGTCGTATGATGCTGATGATTGGCGGAGAGACTTTATTGAAACCAGCAAAGATTTGGCGCCTGATGTGGTTCGTTTTGGCGGATTGTTCAGTCGATATTACAAATGGCGCGAAGGAGTGGGGCCGGTGGAGAAGCGCCCCTGGATGCGCAATTATGTCTGGGGTGGAAAGGAAACCAATCGCGTTGGGACGCATGAATTTGTCGATTATTGCCGGCGCATCGCAGCGGAACCGTTGTATTGCGTAAACTTTCTGAGTGACGGTTTTCAACATTACGCGCACACACGGGAAGGGAATCGCACGGCCGATGCGAAAGAGGCAGCGGAATGGGTTTCGTATGCGAATGATCCGGAGAGCTCTGAGCGCAAAGCACATGGTTACGACCAACCTTATGGGATTAAACTCTGGCAGTTGGGAAATGAAACGAGTTACGGAAAGGGCGGGTTCACCCGGGATCAATCCATTGCAGCAACGCTTGAATTTGCGAAGGCGATGCGTAAGCGTGACCCAGCAATCCAATTGATCGGTTGGGGTGACAATGGGTGGGCAGGGGAGTTATGTAAGCAGGCAGGTGAGCATTTAAATTATGTGGCGATCCACATGATGGGACAGACACCGATGCGCAAGGACACCGTGTTGAACGGCTTTGAGTATCAAAATGCACCGGAACGGGCATGGGAAGAATTAATGGAGATGGTGCACGAGCGCGTCGAAAAGAAGCTTCTGGCGCTCGAAGCTGAGTTGGATGCGCATCAATCCCAACTGCCCATCGCCATCACCGAGGGGCATCTAAGTCTCACACCACACAACGCCAATCCGCTTCTGACCGAATGGCTGACGGGTGTTTATCACGCACGCGTTCTCAACCTCTATCAACGCCATGGTGACCGGGTGAAGATTTGCACCGCCGCTGATTTCAATGGCTCGCGTTGGACCACCAATGCTTTGATCCTTCAGGTGCCAGGAGGCGTCAGTTATCTTCTTCCCGCGGGTGCGATCATGCGCTTGTTTAAAAAGCATAACGGAAAGCAAGGATTGAAAGTCAGGACACTGCCTTCGAGTCTGGATGTTGCCGCCAGCCGGACAGGTAATAAAATCTTTTTGCATGTGGCCAACATGGACTACTCACGAGCGATTGATACGACCTTTGCAATTGATGGAATGGTTGTCACTGGCGGCAGAGTTTTCGAGATCGCGCCGGAAAATCCCCGGCAGGAAATCAGTCACAAGAATCCGGATGTCTTCAAGCCCAGGGAGCGAGTGCTTGCAAAGGAAGAGATTTTGCGCTGGCGTTTTCCTGCACGCTCGGTAAGTGCGGTCGAGTTGGATTGTGTCCCTTCATAGAAGCAAAGGCGAACATTACATTTTTCAGAGGTTGCCGACGTTATCAAGCTACAATTTGGCGCACGCGTTCCAATTCCTGATCCAGTCTCTTGGCGGAAACAGGTACAGCGGTGCCAAGCTCCTGCGCGAAGATTGATACTTTAAACTCTTCTACCAGCCAGCGGAATTCCTCAATCTGTTTTTGAGCTTCGGGTGACTTGGATTGTGAAGATTGGAATTTCCGCAATGCTTCCTGGTAAGGAGCGAGTTGGCGGGAGCGCTCCTGATCTTTGAGAGGATTCAATTTCGCACGTTCGGCACGCGTATGCAGGGCTTTCAAATAACGCGGGTAATGTGCCAGTTGCTCGTACGGAACCGATTCGAGGAAGCGCTTTGGAAATAAAGCTTCAAGTTCATTTGCCAGTGAGGCAGTGCTGTTGGCTGCAGTGGGCTTGGCGCCTAGATGTTTCAAATCCGTCAAGGTTTGCGGACCTTTCGTAATTGCGGTTGAAGCCGGGCCGACTCGACGAAGAACATCCTGCCGCAGTTGAAAAATGTTGCCAAGCCGATCAATCAATTGTGACGCCAGCCCTGGAATGCGACTCTTGACCTGATTAACAGCTAGATTGAAATGGTTTTCAGTCAGGGCCGGCAAGGGTTCGCGTGGAAGAATAAAGCGCTTGAGATTTTCAAAAGCACTCTCCTGTAACTCTTCGACACCACCGGGGGGAAGCAGTGGTTGGAAACGTGAAAAGCCACGCAAATCTTTTTGCAACCATGCGAGATCCTTTTGAAGGGCGAGCTCTACGAGGCGCTGAACGCCGGTCAAGCTGGCACGCCGGGCGGTATCCTGGCTCGGGAAAAGGTGAACATTTACATGATTTTCCTCCACCTGTAATCCTGGCCAGCCGTAGACGGGGACAACCTCACCTTCACTCACGGTAATCCTTTCTGGCAGGTCACCAAAAGTCCAGCCTGTGCGGCCGAATCGTTCCCACTTTGCAGCGGCACTCTTCCAGGCGGGTGGGGCGCCAACAGGTTTTACTTTTACGTTCTGAAATTGTTCGCGGAGTTGGCTGAGATCGCGACCCGCGCCAAGAGTTTTGTGGTCGTTACCCACGATTTCTATACGAGGTCGGAGATGTTGCGGGAGGGCGTCAGAGGGCCAATCAGTTGGAGATACTTCAATGTGATAACGCTCTTTAATAAAATTGGCCAAATCCTGCTTCAACGATTTGCCGGTGGGGCGGAGATCGCGCGTGATCTCGGCAACCTTGGGAGGGAAGGGCATCAACTCGCGACGGATTGTCTTGGGCAAGGCGCGGAGCAGCTCGCTTACCAGGGATTCCCGCAAACCCGGCACCGCCCACTCCGTACTGGCTGGTGATACAGATTCCACAAGCGAAAGAGGGAGCTTCAGTGTGACACCATCCATCTCCTCACCGGGTGCATAGGCATAGGACAACGCGACGGGCTGGTTCGCAAGTGAAACGGAATCGGGAAAAGCCTCAGCATCGAATTTCAATTCCTGATCACCGATAAGGTCGGCTTCAGTGACGCAGAGGTAACCCGGTTCGGGATGATCGCGCAGGAGGCGATTTAATTCATGGAGCGAGGAGACATTTTCGATTCGCCTGGCGTAAAACTCGCACATCGCCTTGTCCAAGTCGGCCAGATCGTGGCGACGCATGCGGGTTTGCCAGGTTTCAATCTTTTGACGAACCTGGCGATT contains the following coding sequences:
- a CDS encoding alpha-L-arabinofuranosidase C-terminal domain-containing protein — encoded protein: MKRRTFLKNCTGLAAGLGLSGELSSLAAAQAGEARDSGNAIVVDTKPLFDISPYLYMQFMEPLGTTDSSVEASWSYDADDWRRDFIETSKDLAPDVVRFGGLFSRYYKWREGVGPVEKRPWMRNYVWGGKETNRVGTHEFVDYCRRIAAEPLYCVNFLSDGFQHYAHTREGNRTADAKEAAEWVSYANDPESSERKAHGYDQPYGIKLWQLGNETSYGKGGFTRDQSIAATLEFAKAMRKRDPAIQLIGWGDNGWAGELCKQAGEHLNYVAIHMMGQTPMRKDTVLNGFEYQNAPERAWEELMEMVHERVEKKLLALEAELDAHQSQLPIAITEGHLSLTPHNANPLLTEWLTGVYHARVLNLYQRHGDRVKICTAADFNGSRWTTNALILQVPGGVSYLLPAGAIMRLFKKHNGKQGLKVRTLPSSLDVAASRTGNKIFLHVANMDYSRAIDTTFAIDGMVVTGGRVFEIAPENPRQEISHKNPDVFKPRERVLAKEEILRWRFPARSVSAVELDCVPS